The following coding sequences lie in one Cryptococcus gattii WM276 chromosome L, complete sequence genomic window:
- a CDS encoding uncharacterized protein (Similar to TIGR gene model, INSD accession AAW44963.1) codes for MPTESTPSELPLSTPHTPGGVVKCSICGIGNLSQPVSVPVSDYFGGSAIEFGERVCGRCAVARGHGESDIQSQSHNENQSRDRERGCEKESEMRERGRAGMKQESERTLDDVHEENETAERKDIVHDLKIPTLSQSLPSQLARPWTTRKPASSSSSNARRLTPPPKSEATNGRKEKIDQPPNPLLDITRMRVRSVGRGPLYPGSVFKGTQTSGRSAYDVEVKFLDVDFADSTLSGYLSISHLTDSHPHLTTFFTGEIIGPKYGFITGQRYAATEHDDLRHWGRFEQFRRPSTRADLVGEELFLRDPLPDRSRGETKGKDRDFVFLRIKEQFLVPDHKVKDISGASFAGFYYIMVDMAPTITVPVSQPTAPLSPGFKSPFVPGSPATSRRTSGTGMPALGLGMGMGLGASIGAGMGAGMGVGGAVGMGGEQVSGIDRARPARPPRRESSGRMKEREVRGEATIRGYYFHSLNQEPFQELFLTHVPQKSKRAFEFR; via the exons ATGCCCACAGAATCCACACCTTCTGAGCTCCCTCTTTCCACACCGCACACACCTGGCGGTGTCGTCAAATGCTCCATCTGCGGAATAGGTAACTTATCGCAACCAGTGTCCGTCCCAGTCAGTGACTACTTTGGTGGATCAGCGATTGAGTTTGGAGAGAGAGTGTGCGGGAGGTGCGCAGTGGCTAGAGGGCATGGAGAGAGTGACATTCAGAGCCAGAGCCACAACGAAAACCAGAGTCGAGATAGGGAGAGGGGGTGCGAAAAAGAGTCTGAAATGAGAGAGAGGGGGAGGGCAGGTATGAAACAAGAAAGCGAAAGAACGCTGGATGATGTGCACGAGGAGAATGAAACGGCCGAGCGCAAAGATATCGTACATGACCTCAAAATTCCCACACTTTCACAGTCCCTGCCTTCCCAACTTGCTCGGCCCTGGACCACTCGCAAACCAGCATCTTCGTCCTCTAGCAACGCGAGGAGGCTCACTCCACCTCCAAAGTCTGAAGCTACAAAcgggaggaaggaaaagataGATCAGCCGCCTAATCCGCTTTTGGATATCACAAGGATGAGGGTACGCAGTGTCGGCCGAGGACCACTTTACCCTGGGAGTGTCTTTAAAGGAACCCAGACGAGCGGTAGAAGCGCGTACGATGTGGAAGTAAAGTTTCTG GATGTGGATTTTGCCGATTCCACGTTATCAGGCTACCTCTCCATTTCCCACCTCACCGATTCTCATCCACACCTGACCACCTTTTTTACTGGTGAAATCATCGGACCCAAATACGGTTTCATTACCGGCCAACGCTATGCTGCCACGGAACATGACGATCTCCGCCACTGGGGTCGTTTCGAGCAATTTCGCAGACCGTCGACAAGGGCAGATCTGGTAGGCGAAGAGTTGTTCTTAAGGGATCCTCTGCCAGATAGATCTAGAGGCGAGACGAAAGGGAAAGATAGGGATTTTGTGTTTCTGAGGATCAAGGAGCAGTTTTTGGTGCCGGATCACAAGGTGAAGGATATCTCTGGAGCGAGTTTTGCGGGATTTTACTACATTATGGTTGATATGGCTCCGACCATTACTGTGCCTGTCTCCCAACCTACGGCACCTCTCTCTCCAGGGTTCAAATCACCTTTTGTCCCTGGTAGCCCTGCTACCAGTCGTCGAACGTCGGGTACAGGAATGCCCGCGTTGGGGCTCGGGATGGGTATGGGATTAGGAGCAAGTATCGGTGCTGGCATGGGGGCGGGAATGGGCGTGGGAGGGGCAGTGGGGATGGGAGGGGAACAGGTGAGCGGGATCGATAGGGCTCGACCCGCTAGACCCCCAAGAAGGGAGAGCAGTGGGCggatgaaggagagggaggtACGAGGTGAAGCTACGATTCGCGGG TACTATTTCCATTCACTC AATCAAGAGCCCTTCCAAGAACTTTTCCTTACGCATGTGCCGCAGAAGAGCAAGCGCGCATTTGAGTTCCGCTGA
- a CDS encoding DNA replication factor (activator 1 subunit), putative (Similar to TIGR gene model, INSD accession AAW44962.1) — MSAFAPRSVAPIKDPKLQPWVEKYRPKTIDDVSSQDNTVAVLRKALASTNLPHMLFYGPPGTGKTSTILALARQLFGPDLFRARVLELNASDERGISVVREKIKSFARETPRHASGVSSDGKEYPCPPFKLIILDEADSMTQDAQSALRRIMETYSKITRFCLVCNYVTRIIEPLASRCSKFRFKPLEQESTRARMEMIAENEGVQTDPGVLSLILELAGGDLRKAITYLQTAQRLHSSIEPPTPVSALSIHEISGVVPEDLITDLLAAMGADRQTGIDPSLARGFDGVKIAVKRVEREGWSVGQVLEQIHDALIPIPSIPAVQKSLAGIAIAECDKGLCEGGDEELQLLDCMLRIKDIMGRP; from the exons ATGTCAGCATTCGCCCCGCGTTCAGTAGCTCCTATCAAAGATCCTAAACTCCAGCCTTGGGTCGAAAAGTA TCGTCCGAAAACGATTGATGATGTCTCGAGCCAGGATAATACTGTTGCCGTTCTTCGAAAGGCGTTAGCTTCAACCAAT TTACCGCATATGCTGTTCTATGGCCCTCCAGGGACGGGAAAGACGAGTACGATTTTGGCTTTGGCTCGACAGCTTTTCGG CCCCGACCTCTTCCGTGCGCGAGTGTTAGAATTGAATGCCTCTGATGAACGAGGTATTTCAGTAGTAAGGGAGAAAATCAAGAGTTTTGCGAGGGAAACACCGAGGCATGCTTCGGGCGTATCTTC AGATGGTAAAGAATATCCCTGCCCACCATTCAAGTTGATCATTCTGGACGAAGCGGACTCCATGACGCAGGATGCTCAATCGGCGTTGAGAAGGATTATGGAGACGTATTCAAAAATTACTCGATTTTGTCTTGTGTGCAATTATGTTACTAG GATTATCGAGCCCCTCGCGTCGAGATGTAGCAAGTTTAGGTTTAAACCGCTCGAACAGGAGAGTACGAGAGCGAGAATGGAGATGATTGCAGAGAATGAAGGTGTTCAAACTGATCCTGGA GTGCTTTCGCTTATCCTCGAACTTGCTGGAGGCGATTTACGAAAAGCGATCACATACCTCCAAACAGCTCAGAGATTACATAGCTCAATCGAACCACCTACGCCTGTATCAGCTCTTTCCA TACATGAAATATCCGGCGTTGTCCCAGAAGATCTGATCACAGATCTCCTCGCTGCGATGGGGGCCGATAGGCAAACTGGGATCGATCCTAGCCTGGCAAGAGGATTTGACGGTGTTAAGATTGCTGTGAAGCGAGTTGAGCGCGAAGGATGGAGTGTAGGGCAAGTGCTTGAACAG ATCCACGACGCTCTCATACCCATTCCAAGTATCCCGGCGGTCCAAAAGAGCTTGGCCGGTATTGCGATCGCGGAGTGCGATAAGGGATTGTGCGAAGGAGGCGATGAAGAGTTGCAGCTTTTGGATTGTATGTTGAGAATTAAGGATATCATGGGGAGACCATGA
- a CDS encoding Hypothetical Protein (Similar to TIGR gene model, INSD accession AAW44961.1), with amino-acid sequence MLHSISIQSTDFSTKRLRSCLSPARTRQHSPSFLPDSEAAVAITTWKRVKTVRWQEENGCAVTSFHDTYSHEEYDRTPLEPPTSAERDCVLPERGSRCLSGPRECFLGDFSDEEEDIPTSASDFSDSFVIHTPPSTETNSDDGEPRCDVDDEGEMHEGDDGWDECMQRRRMMFTRLCTRENGDRHPEFEGYRSLSATLAQLLKSVGCDDEDDLAQTDGDEEAAEEDDDEAEKKQSRCQSLDIFGLPTLAQGSVTPTGTPSLVSTEESDAEYTIASPGISTPADTLSLNSFGFEFGFGSGSASMQQKAFHSDG; translated from the exons ATGTTACATTCTATATCGATACAAAGCACAGATTTTTCGACCAAACGTCTTCGCTCCTGCCTCTCTCCTGCGCGTACGCGACAGCATTCACCATCTTTCCTTCCTGATAGTGAAGCGGCAGTGGCGATTACCACGTGGAAGCGGGTGAAGACTGTGAGATGGCAAGAGGAGAATGGGTGTGCCGTCACT TCTTTCCACGATACATATTCGCACGAAGAGTACGATCGCACCCCACTCGAACCGCCTACTTCCGCCGAGAGGGACTGCGTCCTTCCTGAACGGGGCTCAAGGTGTCTTTCAGGCCCACGAGAATGCTTCCTTGGAGATTTCTccgatgaagaagaagatatcCCCACATCCGCTTCCGATTTTTCTGATTCCTTTGTCATCCATACACCGCCATCTACCGAGACCAACTCTGATGATGGGGAACCGCGATGTGATGTCGATGATGAGGGAGAGATGCACGAAGGGGATGATGGATGGGATGAGTGTAtgcaaagaagaaggatgatgtTCACGAGGTTGTGCACCAGAGAAAATGGGGATAGGCATCCCGAGTTTGAGGGGTATAGGTCGTTGTCCGCGACGTTGGCGCAATTGTTGAAGAGTGTGGGGTGcgatgatgaagacgatTTGGCCCAGACGGATGGTGACGAGGAAGCTGCcgaggaagatgatgatgaggcAGAAAAGAAACAAAGTAGATGTCAAAGTCTCGACATCTTCGGTCTCCCCACTCTGGCTCAAGGATCAGTCACTCCAACGGGCACACCATCACTCGTTTCGACCGAAGAGAGCGATGCAGAATATACCATAGCGAGCCCTGGTATAAGTACACCTGCGGATACGTTGAGCTTGAACAGCTTTGGATTCGAGTTTGGGTTTGGGAGTGGGAGTGCCTCGATGCAGCAAAAGGCGTTCCATAGTGATGGTTGA
- a CDS encoding uncharacterized protein (Similar to TIGR gene model, INSD accession AAW44960.1) yields MAAASSPPLSLEGPSPILRLPPEVIDHLLTLVPPSLLQLTALSLLKVFPEHNISKRHLWKHVVVYRAGQLIPLWKQLKENEAMRVGARTFALQSWQGDADILNNVMRRLDNINTLMLNIGTNFAPEHLQEMFEGPRMRLERMELRFRPYVEQASYYQFLAGSYFDTAIETLTRQWPVCPNFTHISIVQDLPPRSTAPNTARNSATSSLANSFADMRMTDTAPASTAPSSDSEEASGVSTPPTSVDDSDPNPTDAGRSRAYTGHGPFGNPYLNEKLGITRPKHFAQPIVFFDIQCLANFGAAAVAANLTHLRLRVPSRDLARVLIMSPPRGGYNRVLFPELRYLDISTTNVRLDTTLSTLLKQYSKLEHLVLDRVNLFGFTAREKGLELCNDLGGVIVNAGLMRSKEKERQIAAWEVAERVRMAEAAAEAARQVEARQREQEEQQGNRETEEDRRAREAQEEIQRNLELMRSRRGHRSAAHSTFSLRDRRRTGTSTSTTSTSANNLPLPPQDKFYMVLPPLPTLKTICIGGEAHTLSASKVAQWEGQFHAGWMEGLERILGWATHLADKYERGKRKAEEWVVKERGKNAGGSNSRTGTSGSSTGKGKGKGKPSSTSSSAAAKVLPKPPTDIRLFRFPLPSETFSRRSGNEENGEPEHEKPGPFNLTAGLIEVIPSSPSDRSYLNPYREALADAQLYKDKQEGVGALCVFCTIPDCEGPARRGAEGEKVDGRGGMGAKHKEGCGHMIGRQTWGWEGF; encoded by the exons ATGGCAGCCGCTTCTTCCCCTCCGCTTTCCCTTGAGGGCCCCTCGCCTATCCTCCGCCTTCCTCCGGAGGTCATTGACCACCTCCTTACCCTCGTACCgccctctcttctccagctGACAGccctttccctcctcaAAGTCTTCCCGGAACACAACATTTCCAAAAGACATCTATGGAAGCACGTGGTAGTTTACAGGGCGGGGCAGTTGATACCTCTTTGGAAGCAGCTGAAGGAAAATGAGGCGATGAGAGTTGGAGCAAGGACGTTTGCGCTGCAGAGCTGGCAAGGGGATGCTGATATCCTCAACAA TGTGATGCGTCGGCTGGATAATATCAATACGCTAATGCTCAATATCGGTACCAACTTTGCGCCGGAACATCTTCAAGAGATGTTTGAAGGGCCGCGTATGAGGTTAGAGAGGATGGAATTGCGGTTCAGACCGTATGTCGAGCAGGCGAGCTATTATCAGTTTTTAGCTG GGTCGTATTTTGATACGGCTATAGAGACGCTTACAAGGCAATGGCCTGTCTGTCCCAACTTTACGCATATCAGTATCGTTCAAGATCTCCCACCTCGCTCTACCGCCCCAAACACTGCACGTAACTCTGCCACTTCGTCACTGGCCAATTCTTTCGCCGATATGCGTATGACCGATACAGCGCCCGCTTCAACCGCTCCTTCGTCCGATAGCGAAGAAGCCTCTGGCGTGTCTACTCCACCTACCTCGGTAGATGACTCCGATCCGAACCCTACCGATGCTGGTCGGTCAAGGGCGTACACCGGCCATGGTCCGTTTGGGAACCCGTATCTGAATGAAAAGCTTGGAATCACCCGACCAAAGCATTTTGCTCAGCCAATAGTATTCTTTGATATACAATGTTTGGCAAACTTTGGAGCTGCGGCTGTAGCGGCCAATCTGACCCATTTGAGGTTACGGGTCCCCTCGAGAGATTTGGCGAGGGTGTTAATTATGTCTCCTCCCAGAGGAGGTTATAATCGGGTGTTGTTCCCAGAGTTGAGATATCTGGATATATCCACAACCAACGTTCGTCTCGATACTACCCTCTCGACTCTTCTCAAACAATATTCAAAGCTTGAACATCTTGTTCTAGACCGTGTCAATCTCTTTGGGTTTACCGCCCGCGAAAAGGGATTAGAGTTGTGCAACGATCTAGGCGGGGTGATTGTCAATGCCGGTTTGATGAGATCcaaagagaaggaaaggcAGATTGCAGCTTGGGAAGTAGCAGAGCGTGTACGGATGGCGGAGGCCGCTGCAGAAGCTGCCAGGCAGGTTGAGGCCCGTCAGAGGGAACAAGAAGAGCAACAAGGTAATAGAGAGACAGAAGAGGATAGAAGGGCGAGGGAGGCGCAAGAGGAGATTCAGAGGAACCTTGAGTTGATGCGGTCCAGGCGTGGACATCGATCTGCGGCTCATTCGACATTCTCTTTACGAGACCGCCGTCGCACAGGCACATCAACCTCTACCACTTCAACGTCAGCCAACAACCTgccccttcctcctcagGACAAGTTTTATATGGTTCTCCCTCCATTACCGACCCTGAAAACAATCTGTATTGGTGGAGAGGCACATACCTTATCGGCGAGCAAGGTCGCACAGTGGGAAGGTCAGTTTCACGCCGGATGGATGGAAGGTCTCGAAAGGATACTGGGGTGGGCAACCCATTTGGCAGATAAATATGAGcgagggaaaaggaaggcAGAGGAATGGGTGGTGAAGGAGCGAGGAAAGAATGCGGGTGGTTCCAATTCAAGGACTGGTACAAGCGGAAGTAGTACcggaaagggaaaggggaagggTAAACCCTCTTCgacttcctcttctgctgCCGCCAAAGTACTTCCTAAACCGCCCACCGACATCCGCCTCTTTCGTTTTCCCCTCCCTTCCGAAACCTTTTCCCGTCGCAGTGGCAATGAAGAGAATGGCGAGCCTGAGCACGAGAAACCAGGGCCATTCAATCTCACCGCTGGCCTAATTGAAGtcatcccttcctccccctcTGACCGCTCTTATCTCAATCCTTACCGGGAAGCTCTCGCAGACGCCCAGCTCTACAAGGATAAGCAAGAAGGGGTTGGCGCGCTTTGTGTGTTTTGTACGATTCCGGATTGTGAGGGTCCTGCGAGGAGGGGAGCGGAGGGGGAGAAGGTTGATGGAAGGGGAGGGATGGGAGCGAAGCATAAAGAGGGGTGTGGGCATATGATTGGAAGACAGACATGGGGATGGGAGGGATTTTAG
- a CDS encoding Mitotic exit network regulator, putative; Bub2p (Similar to SGTC gene model, INSD accession EAL17807.1) yields MSTSTEIYDSLHSILSYPLISRHRSSSEISDGLKRIRRIVLTEGIPEVSGRAPLRPRIWKLMLKVDSLQTEDYLRWVSMGPSSDSQKIKNDTFRTLATDTQFKGKVKEDMLIRLLEAFVWKITCTHAFAMETEDESQPFKYVQGMNVLSAPFLFTMPSQLEAFQCFSTFIENGCPLYVQPSLKGVHKGLTLLDRCLEVVDPELYNRLASKNLKAEIYAFPSVMTLCACTPPLEEVLRLWDFLLAFGLHLNILCVIAQLLLIRQDLMDSFSPMKILRTFPPLDARPVIGVTVALVKDIPEELYRELVAHPFSC; encoded by the exons ATGTCCACATCAACAGAGATATACGACTCCCTACACTCCATACTCAGCTACCCTCTCATCTCACGACATCGATCGTCATCCGAGATATCAGATGGCCTCAAAAGGATACGCAGAATAGTCTTGACAGAGGGTATACCGGAAGTC TCCGGTCGCGCGCCACTCCGTCCGAGAATATGGAAGCTTATGCTCAAAGTAGACAGCCTCCAGACGGAAGATTATCTACGCTGGGTGTCCATGGGCCCTTCGTCTGATAGCCAGAAAA TCAAAAACGATACATTCCGAACTCTGGCGACAGATACTCAATTCAAGGGCAAAGTTAAGGAGGACATGTTGATAAGATTGTTAGAAGCTTTTGTCTGGAAGATTACCTGCACGCATGCTTTTG CCATGGAGACAGAAGATGAATCCCAGCCATTCAAATACGTCCAAGGGATGAACGTCCTCTCTGCGCCCTTTCTGTTTACCATGCCCTCCCAGCTCGAAGCATTTCAGTGCTTCTCAACATTCATTGAGAATGGCTGTCCACTCTACGTACAACCTTCTTTGAAAGGTGTTCATAAGGGTCTTACT CTGCTGGACAGGTGTTTGGAGGTCGTTGATCCAGAGTTATATAATAGATTAGCGAGTAAGAACCTCAAAGCAGAGATCTATGCTTTCCCAT CTGTCATGACACTCTGCGCCTGTACCCCGCCCTTGGAAGAAGTCCTTCGCCTATGGGA TTTCCTCTTGGCATTTGGCTTGCACCTCAACATACTCTGCGTTATCGCTCAATTACTGCTTATACGTCAAGACCTGATGGATTCATTTTC ACCAATGAAGATCCTCCGAACATTTCCCCCATTAGATGCACGGCCTGTCATCGGCGTGACCGTTGCCCTCGTGAAAGACATACCGGAAGAGCTATACCGAGAACTGGTAGCCCATCCTTTTTCCTGCTAG
- a CDS encoding GPI anchor biosynthesis-related protein, putative (Similar to TIGR gene model, INSD accession AAW44966.1): MDEPSTRVFWPMTGVDASAGRVIGWRSRDTLCVVGIVQDWLWDKARVAMRGEEDLVGLEIVGRAEMDATKSTDVNDKQLTFWVNKERIPHSCSKPAVLVLYKPPDSSRLQYLTSSPSPDLNLPALDGHDPRFQLTIENDQLSYLIDLINKARHVQRLLRSLQMERAAEEKKKRKKQGSLSSTSDFLFLFDVCAQATNFLFSLSIPCLGSLRTHFSSADQLCIRLEQSIREPVRYLTTRNHGGINDRAARYNVFWNTVWLVLNDLILGYAAHNLIRQYSEWLSTTISTFFSWLNDWPVGLKLNTPLSQFFCSTFAFLIQRWGDYVTPSFHSLLPRLIYLLSIFSLMGLTTLLAIAHDIINLLTLHILFGYKIMRAVCGWQIDSLGGLWNLFRGKRWNVLRQRTDSYEYDIDQLFLGTLLFTVSAFLFPTVLSYTTLFCLTRGIIFIACRIFEVIRQGMNRFPLYELVLWVKEPSRVPAGLNFTVHTLPTDDKGKEIDGKFVMRRALVLKSTPKPLSDILFHQ, translated from the exons ATGGACGAACCAAGTACTAGAGTATTCTGGCCTATGACTGGGGTGGATGCGTCAGCGGGAAGAGTAATTGGCTGGAGATCAAGAGATACTTTGTGTGTCGTGGGGATCGTTCAAGATTGG CTATGGGACAAAGCACGCGTTGCAATGAGgggggaagaagatctGGTGGGGCTGGAAATCGTCGGTCGGGCAGAAATGGATGCGACCAAGAGCACGGATGTCAATGACAAGCAGTTAACTTTTTGGGTCAATAAGGAGCGTATACCGCACTCATGCTC AAAGCCAGCTGTTCTCGTGTTATATAAACCACCAGATTCCTCTCGCCTGCAATACCTAActtcatctccatctcctgATCTGAACCTACCTGCGCTAGATGGGCATGATCCGAGGTTCCAGTTAACAATCGAAAATGATCAACTATCTTATTTAATTGATCTT ATTAACAAGGCAAGGCATGTTCAACGGCTTCTTCGCTCGTTGCAAATGGAGAGAGCTGcagaagaaaagaaaaagaggaagaagcaagGATCCTTGTCATCTACCTCTGacttccttttccttttcgACGTCTGTGCGCAGGCCACCAactttctcttctccctttctATCCCCTGTTTAGGCTCCCTCCGCACTCATTTCTCTT CTGCAGATCAACTGTGCATAAGGCTGGAACAGTCAATCAGAGAACCTGTCCGGTATTTGACGACTCGGAACCATGGGGGGATTAATGATAGAGCAGCGAGATATAATGT GTTTTGGAATACGGTCTGGCTCGTTCTA AACGACTTGATCTTGGGATATGCAGCCCACAATCTTATCCGTCAATATTCCGAATGGCTTTCCACCACAATAAGCACCTTCTTCTCA TGGCTGAACGACTGGCCCGTGGGGCTGAAACTGAATACTCCACTCAGCCAATTTTTCTGTTCGACATTTGCATTTCTCATCCAACGTTGGGGTG ACTACGTCACGCCCTCGTTCCATTCACTTTTACCGCGGCTCATCTATTTGTTATCTATCTTTTCCCTCATGGGTCTTACTACCCTCCTCGCAATTGCACATGACATAATCAACTTACTCACGCTTCATATTCTCTTTGGGTATAAAATCATGCGAGCCGTGTGTGGCTGGCAAATTGATAGTTTAGGAGGTCTATGGAATCTTTTCCGCG GTAAACGATGGAATGTCTTACGGCAGCGAACGGATTCGTACGAATACGATATCGATCAGCTCTTCCTTGGAACACTTCTTTTCACAGTATCAGCATTCCTTTTTCCTACCGTGCTCAGCTACACCACCCTCTTCTGCCTC ACGAGGGGGATTATATTCATAGCATGCCGCATTTTCGAAGTGATACGACAGGGGATGAACAGGTTTCCCTTGTATGAACTTGTGTTATGGGTGAAGGAGCCTTCAAGAGTGCCCG CGGGTTTGAACTTCACTGTCCATACGTTACCCACGGACGACAAGGGGAAAGAAATTGATGGTAAATTCGTCATGAGGAGAGCGCTGGTTCTGAAG AGTACACCCAAACCACTCTCCGACATTTTGTTCCACCAATGA
- a CDS encoding Endoglucanase E-4 precursor, putative (Similar to TIGR gene model, INSD accession AAW44965.1) translates to MFVPLLALASLSRLVTAQLTPSPTYSPPTSSAGLTASSETPNAQWSNIIGNSLWFYDAQRSGRLNEGAYGNRVDWRNDSGLEDGSDWGLDLVGGWYDAGDYIKATFPMSFTLFALSWGALTHGHGYSLANQTAYLDGTLRWGFDWLMKAHPSDDVLFIQVGSDSVDNNYWGGDQNIPNPRLGYPINSSYPGTDGWAAASAAFSLGSLLYTTGVSYTPTSSSSPPTSPSLENSTYASQLLAHAESLYSVANSTNPRQTYYTALGEAVAAYPSSDWEDNLCISALALALATNNSAYYADAYNYYVQYGLTSTQEVWNWDSSEPAIYVMFAEVASAKPQLAQGAGLDANLTGWRTEVENYFDGLINENFKNSYLTKGGLLYWNGDSDEASLNPAMAVAMLMFKYAPMASSTDKTNSYNSFAQSQLNYMLGSNPMSVPYLVGQHPNSPSNPHSAPASGGSDMNNIRDDPPTEAHVLYGAMVGGPLSSDLFWDWRDDWVQTEVALDYNAMIPTLASMQLLNNTADPPYVNIAAGTYSIPSGQPCDAALPCGGRGLSGGAIAGIVVGVIVGVALLVIVAVWWWWRRKGNRWGKKW, encoded by the exons ATGTTCGTCCCCCTCCTTGCCCTCGCTTCTCTATCCCGGCTCGTCACAGCTCAGCTCACCCCATCCCCTACTTATTCTCCTCCCACCTCCTCTGCAGGACTCACAGCCTCCAGCGAAACACCCAACGCACAATGGTCCAACATCATTGGTAACTCTCTTTGGTTCTACGATGCCCAAAGGTCAGGTAGATTAAATGAAGGGGCGTACGGCAATAGAGTAGATTGGAGGAATGACAGCGGCTTAGAGGATGGAAGTGATTGGGGCCTGGATCTTGTCGGTGGTTGGTATGATGCGGGTGACTACATCAAGGCAACGTTCCCTATG AGTTTCACATTGTTTGCGCTATCCTGGGGAGCGTTGACGCACGGCCATGGATATAGCCTTGCGAACCAAACAGCCTATCTTGATGGGACATTGAGATGGGGTTTTGATTGGCTCATGAAG GCACATCCATCGGATGACGTGTTGTTTATCCAAGTTGGCTCTGACAGTGTCGACAACAACTACTG GGGGGGGGACCAGAATATTCCAAATCCTCGGCTAGGATACCCCATCAACTCTTCTTACCCCGGTACAGACGGTTGGGCCGCTGCGTCTGCTGCCTTTTCACTGGGTTCCCTCCTCTACACAACCGGGGTCTCTTACACACCTAcgtcatcatcatctcctccaacCTCACCCTCATTGGAAAACTCCACTTATGCGTCTCAGCTATTGGCGCACGCCGAGTCACTCTATTCTGTCGCCAATTCTACCAACCCTCGACAAACATATTACACAGCTTTGGGCGAAGCAGTTGCCGCTTACCCTTCTTCTGATTGGGAAGATAACCTCTGTATATCGGCTCTCGCTCTGGCGTTGGCGACAAATAATTCTGCGTACTATGCCGACGCATACAACTATTATGTTCAATATGGATTGACAAGCACACAGGAAGTTTGGAACTGGGATTCATCGGAGCCGGCAATTTATGTTATGTTTGCAGAAGTTGCAAGCGCAAAGCCCCAGTTGGCGCAAGGAGCTGGACTAGACGCAAACTTGACCGGATGGCGGACTGAAGTCGAGAACTACTTCGATGGGCTTATCAATGAGAATTTCAAGAATTCTTACTTGACCAAAG GGGGATTACTCTACTGGAACGGCGACTCTGACGAGGCGTCTTTGAACCCTGCCATGGCTGTCGCTATGCTCATGTTCAAATATGCACCTATGGCGTCGTCAACCGATAAGACCAACTCTTACAATTCATTTGCTCAATCCCAACTCAACTACATGCTCGGCTCCAATCCCATGTCAGTCCCTTACCTCGTTGGACAACACCCCAATTCCCCATCCAACCCCCACTCTGCTCCCGCCTCTGGTGGTTCCGACATGAATAACATTCGTGATGACCCCCCTACGGAGGCGCATGTGCTCTACGGTGCGATGGTTGGTGGACCGTTGAGCAGCGATCTGTTCTGGGACTGGAGAGATGATTGGGTGCAGACAGAGGTAGCGCTGGATTATAATGCGATGATCCCAACTCTTGCCTCTATGCAG CTCTTGAATAACACTGCGGATCCACCTTATGTAAACATCGCTGCAGGCACATACTCCATCCCCTCTGGTCAACCTTGTGATGCTGCTCTTCCATGCGGTGGCCGCGGTCTTAGTGGCGGTGCGATTGCAGGAATTGTTGTGGGTGTTATTGTGGGTGTGGCCTTGTTGGTGATTGTAGCTGtttggtggtggtggaggaggaagggaaatAGATGGGGTAAAAAGTGGTAG